The Undibacterium cyanobacteriorum genomic sequence GAATATAACTTGGGCGCGCACGACGGCCACTCCACACTGCCACAGCAACCACAATCATCATCCACAAGGTACGTTGTGCTGGCACCCCGAAGCCTGCAAGCGCAACATACAATAGCGCCACTACGGCTGCGACTAGGACTCTTACTTTCGGCACCGGCAGCACAAGCGGCCAATCGCGACCGACATAAAAAGAGCGCCGCCAAAAGAAGGAGAAAAGACCCGCAAAAAGTCCTGCAATCATGGTGATGTGAAGGCCAGAGATTGATACCAGATGCCCAATGCCAGATCGGTTAAATACCGCCCACTGGCTCTGCGATATACCACTTTGATCGCCAATCACCAAAGCCGTAATCACACCGAGAAATGGTCGATCGACACCATGATGAAGATGCGCTTGAAGGCGATCTCTCAGAAGCGATCGCGTGCGTTCAACCAGATTGTTCAAACTAAAGACAAAGTCTTGAATCTTCTGGTTAGGATGGCTGTCAAACTGCGTTTGTTCGCGCCGAGATACGGCAGAATCGGTGATCGGCACTGGGCTCAAATTAGAGCCATCAGCCAACTTCGAAGCTGACTCAGACCGCACTGTTGCACTGGCCTCCAAGCCCTGTTCCAACATCCACGCTTCGTAATCAAACGCATAGGGATTCGCATTGCCATAAATAGGTTTCATGCGCAACATCAAACGCCAACGTTGCCCTGCCTTCAATTCAGAAAAATCGCGCGGATTGCTCGGCGAAACAAACCAAGACACCGCAATTCTTTTCGGACCATTCGGAATTTTTTGCGCCGCATCGTGCCCGCCTACAGTTTCAATTTCAAATTGAAAGTGCCATCCCTGTGCGGAACGGGTTGGTAGACTATGAATCACGCCAACGACTTGAAGATCACGACCTAAGAGCTTTTCTGGCAATCGATGCTCTAATCGCATCGACGCAAAACCACCGGCCCATGCAAAGCCCAACAAGAAACCAAGCGTTATTTTCTTGATCGCAAGGACTACCCCCATCAGCAAATGTCGATGCGACTCATTCGACAGCAAGAAATTTTGCGTGCACTCAGCCTCTTGTTCGACAATAGAAGGAAGTCGCGATGCTAGCGCCTTCGCTTTCCGAGAATGAAGAGAAAACAGCCACCACAAGCCATAAAGCACCAGAAATAAAAGTGCCCCACAATACCATTGCCACGCCCACAAACGAGCCTGTTGCTGCAGAACATAAACCCCCAATCCAAATGCAAGAATGAAGGTACGCATGGTCTATGCGTGAGCCAGCCAAGGCCGGAGGCGCGGCAAAACATCGAGTACATTCATGCTCGTTTGCTGGGCAACCTGCGCAATCGAACAACCACGCAAGGTGGCCAACTCATGCCCGATCTGGACCAACTCACCGGGCACGTTCACACCGGGATGACACCAACGTGGGGCAATGTCAGGCGCGTCGGTTTCAAGCACGATACTTTCGAAAGGCAAATTGCTTGCTAAACGACGCAATTGAAGCGCACGCGTAAAAGTCATCGCTCCGCCGAAGCCAAGTTTAAATCCGAGCTGAATGAAATGTTGTGCTTGTTGCTCGCTGCCATTAAATGCATGTGCGATGCCGCCGACAACGGGAATGCGACGTAAATATTTCAGAATTTGATCTTGCGAGCGGCGCACGTGCAACAACACCGGCAAGTTAAAATCTCTGGCGATCTTCAGCTGCTCGCTGTAGAAGAAAATTTGTTTTTCGCGTAGTGGACTTTCACACAAAGCCGGCACGAAAAAATCGAGACCAATTTCCCCTATCCCGAGGAAACGGCGACTCACACTCGAGCTGGCGTCCTGCATCAACTGAGCCACCATCTCTCGTAAAGATCTTAGATCCTCTTCTGCGGAAGTTGGGACGTACATCGGGTGTATTCCCAACGTGAAGAAGCAAGCTTCATGTTGCTCAGCCAGCTCGCGCACACGGGCAAAATTAGACTGATGCACGGCAGGAATGACGATCGCAGAAATCCCCATTTTAACGGCCTCATCGGCCAGCTCGAGCGACTTTCCCGCAAACTCACTTGCATCAAGATGACAATGACTATCAATCCACACATTCAACTCCACGCATTTGCTCAATATTCTTATAGCGTAAAACACTCGTTCGCTCGATGAAATTTCACCAAGCATTGGACCGCCTTCCTGACGCCCTTTTGATGCGCCTTATTGTGCTAAACATTTAACCTTTTCACAACAAAATCCTTAGCAACTGTAAGGCTAAAGGGCGTTTAATGGAAATCGTCTCACTCGCTCTGACTCGCCAGACTAAGCTGGAAATCGTCCAACGAGGTAATTTTAACTGCATGTCCGAAAATGTCCGAAAGTCGTCCCTTATAAGCCTATTTTTTGAAACTAGATCCTCGTATGATGCTCACTTAAGATTTGTCCAAAATTACTCATTAACACCAGTTCTTCTGAGGAAAACATGCTAGAACTTCGTCCTAACTGTGAACATTGTGATAAAGATCTTGGTGCCGATGCACTCGACGCGATGATCTGTAGTTTTGAATGCACTTTTTGTCTCGATTGCGTTGAACAAGTGTTACAAGGAGTATGCCCCAATTGTGGCGGCAATTTCTGTCAGCGCCCTACTCGACCAAGCCGCAACTGGAAAAATAACAACAACCTCGAACACCATCCTGCGCGCATCGGCAGAGTATATCGACCTGTCGATCCTCAAGCTCACGCACAACTTTTAGCGCGGCAAAAGGAGTCCGCCACAACGACCTCCACCTCGCCCTCCGCATGCTCTAGCTAACCAGCCCTCGATCGCCCCCACTACAGCAATCCTGCGCTCAACATGAGTCTTCAATGAAACCGCAAATCATTTACTTTTTACTGCTACCTGATCTGCTCTTGGTCGACCTCGCCGGCCCTGCTGATGCTTTCTTATTTGCCAATCGCATCAGCAAAAAGAAACTTTTCGAGCTACGCTATATTTGCGCGCAACCCGAGCTTGAATCTTCTCTCGGACTCACACTGACGTCCACACTGCCACTGCCCTCCAACATTGAGAGTGATGCGTGGATCGTCATTCCAGGCACGCTCTGCCAAACTTTCGACCCAACTTCGAGCGCCGCCAGAACGAGTATTCAATGGCTACGCGAACAAAAGCACGTGAACAAACTCATCTGCATCTGCGCTGGAGCTTTAATTGCCGCGCACGCAGGTCATTTGCAGCACAAACATGCCACCACCCACCACAGTCATCTTGCCGAATTAAAAGCGATTGATCCGTCGATTCAAGTTGATCAACATCGCATTTTTGTTGAGGATGGCGCACTTGCGACCAGTGCCGGTGTGACCGCAGGGATCGATTTATGCTTGCACCTCATCAGCGCTTGCCATACGCCATCACTGGCGGTTGAAGTGGCACAAGCGATGTTGATTTACTTTCGACGTGGTAGCAATGACCCCCAACTTTCCCCATGGCTGATGTACCGCAATCATATGCACACTGCCGTACACCGCGCCCAGGATTTATTGAGTCGCGACCCCGCTTACCCTTGGCATCTTGAAGAACTCGCCAGCAAGCTGGGGACCAGTAGCCGTCATTTAAGTCGGCTGTTTAAAGAACATACGTCGATCTCAGTTATTGATTATCTCAACCAGCTCAGAGTTCAGCTCGCTGATCAATTTCTCGCCAACACATCATGGTCGATCGAACGCGTTGCCGAGGCGGCTGGATTTGGCTCGACACGTCAATTCCGTCGTGTTTGGCAGGCCAAACACCAAACATCACCCTCCAGATTCCAACGAAACTTAGTACAACACGATGACAAACATTAATCTCCACCAAACTCGCACTGCACTCCTTCTCATCGACGTTCAAATGGCTTTTGACGATCCTTACTGGGGCGCACGTAACAACCCCGCCGCCGAGGGTAATATTGCCTTACTCCTCAAAGCCTGGCGTCAAGCAAATTTACCAGTCATTCACGTCCGCCACTGCTCAGTCGAAGAACAATCTCC encodes the following:
- a CDS encoding TatD family hydrolase — its product is MWIDSHCHLDASEFAGKSLELADEAVKMGISAIVIPAVHQSNFARVRELAEQHEACFFTLGIHPMYVPTSAEEDLRSLREMVAQLMQDASSSVSRRFLGIGEIGLDFFVPALCESPLREKQIFFYSEQLKIARDFNLPVLLHVRRSQDQILKYLRRIPVVGGIAHAFNGSEQQAQHFIQLGFKLGFGGAMTFTRALQLRRLASNLPFESIVLETDAPDIAPRWCHPGVNVPGELVQIGHELATLRGCSIAQVAQQTSMNVLDVLPRLRPWLAHA
- a CDS encoding DUF1272 domain-containing protein, whose amino-acid sequence is MLELRPNCEHCDKDLGADALDAMICSFECTFCLDCVEQVLQGVCPNCGGNFCQRPTRPSRNWKNNNNLEHHPARIGRVYRPVDPQAHAQLLARQKESATTTSTSPSACSS
- a CDS encoding GlxA family transcriptional regulator produces the protein MKPQIIYFLLLPDLLLVDLAGPADAFLFANRISKKKLFELRYICAQPELESSLGLTLTSTLPLPSNIESDAWIVIPGTLCQTFDPTSSAARTSIQWLREQKHVNKLICICAGALIAAHAGHLQHKHATTHHSHLAELKAIDPSIQVDQHRIFVEDGALATSAGVTAGIDLCLHLISACHTPSLAVEVAQAMLIYFRRGSNDPQLSPWLMYRNHMHTAVHRAQDLLSRDPAYPWHLEELASKLGTSSRHLSRLFKEHTSISVIDYLNQLRVQLADQFLANTSWSIERVAEAAGFGSTRQFRRVWQAKHQTSPSRFQRNLVQHDDKH